The Pseudomonas sp. FP198 genomic interval ATGCATGTCCACCAGGACCAGGCCCTGGGCATTTTCCGAGAGGATGTAGATGCCTTTGAGCTGCGCCAGGGCATAGCCTAGCGGCGGGATATCGCCCTGGCCATCGGGCAATGCCGCCGCACCGGCCTCCGGCAGCGGCTTGAAAAACTCGCGATAGGCGGCCTGGGCCTCCGCCGCCGGCACATTCGACTGAGGACGCGGTGTGTATTGGTATTGATAGCCGCTGCCGGCACCGTTGCCGGCCGTGTTATAGACCGGCTGGGGCTGAGGCTGCTCAAGCAGCGCGTTGGCCGCAAGGCGCATTTCGCCCTGGGGACCGAATTCGCCAGCTTCCAGTCCGCTTGGCCGGACCATGCCGGCCACCGCCGCCGGGGCCGCCAATTGATCTTCGGGACGCACGTCGCCCAGGGCGCGATGCAAAGTGCCGTAGAGGAAGTCATGGACCATGCGCCCGTCACGGAACCGCACTTCGTGCTTGGTCGGGTGCACGTTGACGTCCACCACCGAAGGGTCGACCTCGAAAAACAGCACGAAGGTCGGATGCCGGCCGTTGAACAGCACATCGCGATACGCCTGGCGCACCGCGTGGGCCACGAGCTTGTCGCGCACCGCGCGGCCATTCACATAGAAATACTGCAAGTCCGCCTGGCTGCGGGAGAACGTCGGCAAGCCGACCCAGCCCCACAGGTGCAGGCCATTGCGCTCCACCTCGATGGGCAATGCCTGCTCGAGGAAACCCGCACCGCACACCGCGCCCACGCGCCGGGCGCGGGCCGCATCATCGTGGGCCTCGTGCAGGCTGAGGATGGTCTTGCCGTTGTGGCGCAAATGGAACGCCACGTCAAAACGCGCCAGGGCCAGGCGCTTGATGACTTCCTGCAAATGATCGAATTCAGTCTTCTCGGCCTTGAGGAACTTGCGCCGGGCCGGGGTATTGAAGAACAGGTCGCGCACCTCCACCGAGGTGCCCACCGGATGCGCGGCGGGCTGGACGCGAGAAGCCATGTCGCGGCCTTCGGTCTCGACCTGCCAGGCCTGGTCGGCATCGCGGGTGCGGGACGTCAGCGTCAGGCGCGACACCGAGCTGATGGACGCCAGCGCCTCGCCACGAAACCCCAGGCTCATGACCCGCTCAAGGTCTTCCAGGTCGCGGATCTTGCTGGTGGCGTGGCGAGCCAGCGCCAGCGGCAGGTCGTCAGCGGGAATGCCGCGACCGTCATCGCGCACCCGCAGCAGCTTGACGCCGCCCTGCTCGACATCGACATCGATGCGCTTGGCCCCGGAGTCGAGGCTGTTTTCCAGCAGCTCCTTGATCACCGACGCCGGGCGCTCGACCACCTCACCGGCGGCGATCTGGTTCGCCAGCCGCGGGCTGAGCAGTTCGATGCGAGCGTTGCCGCCAATCACTTCATCCGTCATTGCTTGACCGCCACTTCGTTGCCGGGAATGGTCAGGGTCTGGCCGATCTTCAGCTCGTCACTCTGCAGGTTATTGGCGCTGCGCAAGGTAGCGGGCGACACCTGGTAGCGCACCGCGAT includes:
- the mutL gene encoding DNA mismatch repair endonuclease MutL; the protein is MTDEVIGGNARIELLSPRLANQIAAGEVVERPASVIKELLENSLDSGAKRIDVDVEQGGVKLLRVRDDGRGIPADDLPLALARHATSKIRDLEDLERVMSLGFRGEALASISSVSRLTLTSRTRDADQAWQVETEGRDMASRVQPAAHPVGTSVEVRDLFFNTPARRKFLKAEKTEFDHLQEVIKRLALARFDVAFHLRHNGKTILSLHEAHDDAARARRVGAVCGAGFLEQALPIEVERNGLHLWGWVGLPTFSRSQADLQYFYVNGRAVRDKLVAHAVRQAYRDVLFNGRHPTFVLFFEVDPSVVDVNVHPTKHEVRFRDGRMVHDFLYGTLHRALGDVRPEDQLAAPAAVAGMVRPSGLEAGEFGPQGEMRLAANALLEQPQPQPVYNTAGNGAGSGYQYQYTPRPQSNVPAAEAQAAYREFFKPLPEAGAAALPDGQGDIPPLGYALAQLKGIYILSENAQGLVLVDMHAAHERIMYERLKIAMSSEGLSGQPLLVPESLAVSQREADCAEEHVSWFQRLGFELQRLGPETLAIRQIPALLKQAEANRLVSDVLADLMEYGTSDRIQAHLNELLGTMACHGAIRANRRLALPEMNGLLRDMENTERSGQCNHGRPTWTQLGLDDLDKLFLRGR